The window AAACCAGAGCCTCGATCTGTCGTAATCGACGGCGTGTCCGTCCTCGCCCGTTTCGTACATGTAACCCAGCTTATAACACGATGAAGCGTCGTCATTCTCTATGGCGCGTCTCTCGAGCTTTTCATCACCAGTCTCTTTCGGGTATCCCGTGAATGGGTCATTAGCGTCCATCATCATGTCCGTCTTAGCCTTCGCCAGTTCGTCTCCGTTCATGTATGCCCTGTTGTACCAGTACAGTGCGCGCATCATGTCCTGAGTGACGAAGATGCCCTGTTCGTACAGCCTTCCAAGCTCATTCATGGCAGCCGTGTTGCCATTCCTTGCTGCCCACCTGTACCATATAAGGGCTTTCTGGCCATCGTTGCCTTCTTCATACATGTAGTAGTCACCGAGGCGGCACTGTGCCCTGGGCTCATACTCCCATCCGGCACGGTGGTACAGTTCCAGAGCCTTATCCATGTCTTTAGGGATCAGTTCTCCCTTCTCGAAGATGGATGCAAGTTCGAACATGCTCTTGGCATCATCAAGTTCTGCGGCCTTCTCGTAGCATTTGATGGTCAGATCGGGCCTGTGCGGCATATCGCTCCCTGTCCTGTACAGCTCTGCTGCCATCCTTAGGCATTTGACGTTGTTGGCCTCTATCCCTCTGTAGAGCCAGTATCTGGCCTCTGTCGGATCCTTAATTGTCTTGTCCTCGTGGAAGATTCTGGCTAGTTCGTAGCAGGCGGAAGAGCATCCGTCATTGGCTGCTCTCCTTATGGAGTACAGGCCTTCGTTCTTCATGTCGTGTCCAAGATAGAACTGAATCATCCCAAGGCTTAGGGCTGCATAGGCGTCTCCTTTGAGCATGGCTTCCGAATACCATTCCACCGCCTTGTCGAGATCTTTCGGCACTCCTTTGCCCGTTTCATACATGTATCCGAGACAGTACTGCGCGTCAGCATATCCCTGTTTGGCCGCTTTCTCGTACCATTCGACAGCCAGATGGTAATCCTTTATCTTACCCAGGCCGTCATAGTAGGATTCTGCCAGTTCAAACTGTGCTGCAGCATGTCCCTTGCGAGCCGCTTTGCGGATGAGGCTGAGGTACACATCCCTGTTCATCTCAACGCCGTCACCGTCCTTGTACATCAGCGCCATGTTGCCCATGGCCTTCGGAAGCCCCTGATCGGCGGCTTTTGCGAACCACTCGGCTGCCCTCGTATCATCTCTCTCAAAATAATCCCCCTTGTTGTAGAGGTATCCGATGTAGTTCTGTGCGGGAGCGTATCCCAGTTCTGCGGACCTGAGCATGTATGCAATGCCTCTCTTGCGGTCCTTCTTTACTCCTCTTCCTTCGTCGAGTTTCCTTCCCAGGATGTACAGGGCATGCGCATTTCCGGATTCTGCATCCTCTACCAGCCTCTCGTAGTTCATATCAAAATATCCCATGTTCCCCTCTCTGTTCGTAAGATTGGGTTTATACTTGATAATATATAAATGCTATTATCTAAGAAATAAAATTAAGCATTTAACTAAAATTTTACACTAAAATGGTCCACCCTCGTCGGACCAAAATGATTGGGTAGAAAGGTCTTATCAATGGTAGCTAGATCCCCTTCTATATACTCCTTAATAATACCTTTCCCCACCCCCGTTCTAAGGCGTTAGAGGGTTCTTATTCTACTAAATTCATACACTGATTATGTCGGAAATCAAGTGTCCTCACTGTGGAAAAGTCTTCCAAATCGACGAAGATGACTACGCCAAAATTGCCAATCAGGTCCGTGATGCGGAATTCACCAAGGAGATGGAGTATCGTGTGCAGCATTACGAGAAGGAGAAGGAGGATGCCATCTCGATTACCAAGGCGGAGGTGGAGAGAGAGCACACCGAACTCCTAAACAAAACCAAGGAGCAATTGACCAATGAGATCACCTCCAAAGATAAGGAGATCGCCGAATTGAGGGCAAGGATCGAGAAGTTCGAGATGGAGAAATCCATTGCGGTTAAAACTGCGGAGGAGAGCAAGGACAATACTATTTCTGAAAAAGAGTCGGAGATCACAGCACTCAAGGCCAAGATCGACAAATTCGAGATCGAGAAGCAACTGGCCGTAAAGTCAGCCGAAGAGGCCAAGGACAATACCATCAGCCAAAAGGATGCAGAGATCGCGGATCTCAGGGCCAAGCAGTCGAATTGGGACACAGAGAAGCAGCTGGCACTCTCAAATGCGGAGAAGCAAAAGATCGAGGAGATCAACTCCAAGGACAAGGAGATTGCAGATCTCAAAGCCGAGATGAAGCAGGCCGAGATTACCAGCAAATCAGAGCAGGAGAGCATCATCAAGCAGTATGAGGCTCAGCTCAAGATGAAAGACGAGCAGGTGGAGCAATACAGAGATTTCAAGGCGAAACTTAGCACCAAGATGATCGGGGAATCGCTCGAGGTCTTCTGCATGAACGAGTTCAACAAACTCCGTCCAACCGGTTTCCAGAGCGCATATTTCGAGAAGGACAACGAGATCTCAGGGTCCGGATCCAAAGGCGATTTCATCTTCAGGGACTACGAGGACGGAGTAGAGTATGTCAGCATAATGTTCGAGATGAAGAACGAGGCAGATCAAACCGCGTCCAAGCATAAGAACGAGGATTTCTTCAAAGAACTGGATAAGGACCGTAACGAGAAGAACTGCGAGTATGCAGTGTTGGTATCCATGCTGGAGCCTGAAAACGAATATTATAACACTGGCATCATCGATCTGTCATACAAGTATCCGAAGATGTATATCATCAGGCCGCAGTTCTTCATACCTATCATCACTCTCATCAGGAATGCGTCCAGGAACTCTTTGGATTACAAGAAGGAGCTCATGGATATTAGGAATCAGAACATCGACATTACTCATTTCGAGGAGAACATGACCGCCTTCAAGGACGGATTCGAGAGGAACTTCCGTCTGGCCAGCGATAAGTTCAACACGGCGATAGAAGAGATCGATAAGACCATCAACCATCTGCAGAAGGTTAGGGATAACCTGGTGGGATCCCAGAATAATCTCAGGCTCGCTAACGAGAAAGCTCAGGATCTCACAATCAAGAAGCTTACTAAAAACAATCCCACGATGGCCAAGAAGTTCGAGGAGCTGAAAAAGGATCAGGATGAATCCTGACGACAGTGGTAACACAAATTCGAACGATAATGGCGTAAATAATTGATATCTGGTACATGAGTAGTATCCGGATAATGCATGTGTCGGAAAGTTGTAGTTTCGACCAGTCTTTGGAGAGAACAATCATGGTAGAATCGTCATCTAAAGAATATGATGCCCCTTGCAATCTTTCAAAATATATTGTTCCATTCGCATTCATAAAGATGGATGCGTTTATCGGCGTAGGCGAGAACGATCAAGGACAACGTTGTTTTGTCATCTCCGACAGATTCATACATAAACCGGATCTGATATGGGACCTTATCACCGAGGCCATGACCACGAAGAGGGTTCCCCTATCCGTTCACTATTGGCTCTATGAATCTGGATATTACCAATGCCATATCGATGAGTACCTGCGGGTATGCGGGATTTATTCGTGCTCAACAAAGTATCGCAATCGTGACATCATGGCATCGGTCAGAAGGCTCATGGATTTGGATCTCATTACAGAATCGGATATTGAATCTCTAACATTCACATGGAGCTTGTACCCGATACAGGATTATTGGGGCTTCTATAGACCTGATTTGAGCCTGATTGTCATCAATCCGATTCTTTCAACCAGCGAACTTTCGTTACGGTGTTTTGATGAAATCGTATATCATGAAATTCTCCACCATATTCAACATAGTTCTAGTACAAGTTCTCTCGAACATGATCAATAGTTCATGGATTGCGAAAAAAGATATCCAGCATTCCAGAAGGCTCTTGATGAGCAATGTTTCTGGTGGATGAAACATGGGAAAGCGTTCAAGAACCCCATTGACGACAACGATCTTACGTACAGTAAGCTCCCGATGTTAGACTACGTTTACAATTACAATGGCGCACTGTGAATTCAGAAGAATATTATGAGCGTCTTTCCGTTGAGCTGTGCCTCGAAAGTACGACTTTCGTAGTTTAGATAATCGCCGATAGCGGGAAGATCGATAACGTTGTCGATACATACTGCCTTCCCCTCAATATCAGGGGTGAATGTGATGTACTCGCCGCTTCTGGCCAGCTTGACAGCGTATCTCTTCTCCGTGAATAGGTCGCTCTTGAATGATGTGGGGGAATCCCAAACGATAGTGCCTGCTGTTTCAGGCTCGCCCTTGACATGCGATTCTAATTCCTTCTCGAGGTCGGATATTTTTCCTTTGAGTTCCTCGATTTCTGAATCCTTATCTTCAATCTGTTCGTGTAGTTTTCCGTTCTCACTCTTTTCCGTTTCAAGCGATGCAGTTACTGATTCGAGTTTCTTGTTAAGTTTCTTGATCTCACTGTCATCCTTCTCAACGACTTTTTCGACGGGCCTCTTCTTCAGATTATCCTTGAGAGTTTTGATCTCCGTCTGGGACCGCTCAAGTTCCTTTTTCTTTTCCTCAATCGTCTTATTCTGCTGATTGATTTGTTTTTTCAGGGCATCTTCGCTCTTTTGGAGTTTGCTGTTCTCCTTACGGAGTTCAGCATTTTCGTTCTTGAACTTGTCCTTATCTTTTACGGCCTTGTCCAGCTTCTTTTTGTAGTCCTTCTCCATGTTGTCGTATTTCAGTTTGGACACGGTCTCGTTGTCCTTGGACGTGAAAACCGCGTGAGCCTGTTGCTCTTGTCTGGCTTTTTCATACATTTCGTATGCTTCGGGGACAACATTAAAGCTAGGAGGCTTCTGTGAATCTTCAGACTTTTTGGACTTCTTCGGCTTGGCCATGAGAACGGAGAATGAATCGACACACAAAGTAATAATTCTATTGAAACGCATCTAGGAGTCGTTAATATGTCCCTTTACTCCGACCACACATATAGCCGCGTCATGGTCTTCATCGATTACAGGAACATCGCCGAGGCCAACAAAGAGATGCAGGAATATGCAGAGATAGACTTTCTCAGACTGACCAAGATCCTTGTGGGAAAGAGGGATCTTATGGGCGCCTACATCTTCGACGCTCTGAGGAAGGTGGATCCAGACAAGGATCCCACCGCCCGTATCCACGATAAGCTGAGATACGACGGGTTCAGGGTCATAGCCAGGCAGTCAGTCAAGGTCAATCCGATGGGGCAGGAGGAGCAGAAGGAGGTCGATGTCTCGCTGGCATGCGAGATGCTGGAGCACGCTTTGCTAAACCATTTCGACGTCGCCATCGTCGTTTCCGGGGACAGGGATTTCGTGCCTGCGATGAAGAAGGTGCAGGCAGCCGGTAAGAGGGTGGAGGTCGCATCCTTCGAAGGTTCCCTCGACGACGAGAGCAAGAAGATTGCAGATATCTATCACAGGCTGGAGGATATCCCATTCATGTCAATGGCCCCTCTGACCATCGATACGGATGTGAGCGAGTATGAGTGAGGAACGCTTCAATCTGACAGAGGACTACGATCAGCTGTCCGAAAGGTTCGGGATAGACAAGGAGGCGTATCCGGAGTCCGCGTTCGAGAACGACATGAAACGCTACGTCATACTTCAGTTCAAACCCAATCCGAAGAAAGAGGGTCTCATCGCCTACTACCAGAGGAAGATCACTTTCCTCGATTGGAACTACAGTGGAGAACCGATAGAGTCAGGCGACCATGTCCTCTGTACAATAAAAGAGGATTTAGATTACAATGTCGCCACCCCGGTGATGAAGATCACTCCATCCATATTGCTGGGTATAAGCAACGAGATGCGCGAAGCCATCATTAACGCCCTATGGGATAAGAACAAGAAGGATTACGTCGGGCAGTTCGAGCAGCGCTACAAGAATGAGACTTATGAACAGGCCAAGGCGGATGCTGAGGCAGAAAATAAGGCCAAGTTGGACGAGCTCAACGATCAGATAGAGTCCCTGAAACGCAAGTTGGCAGCGGCGAATTTCGCCATGGATCAGGCATCATTCGATGCAGATTCCCAGAAAAATGAATCTGAAGACATCGAGTTGTCGTCCGAACCGGTCAAGGATAGGCCTGAGAAGGTTGCTCCCGAAAGCGCTGTCATATCGTTGAGCAGCAGGAAATCCGAAACAGAAAGGCCTATTCGTTATGAAACAGGCAACCGCGTATACGAATCATATTCCCCAAGGGTACAGGAGATGTTTTTCAGCTATCCGCATTTCAAGAATCCGATAGTGAAGCGCGTGGGGCCCAGGGCTATTTATAGCGAATCATTCGAGGATGGGAGATATTTCGTCCATGTCAGTCCGAACAAGAAGCTTATGCTGATAAGGAAACATGATGAGGGAGAGGTGTTCTGTGTCAACCATCAGGTGATGATACAGGATTTGGAGAGGCTCTACCCGTTCTTGGAAGAGAAGGACCTCAAGGCCGAGAGATCAGGGAAGTACGATGGAATCTTAGTCCATCTGGACCTTTGATGTGGCACATTCGGAATACTGGCGAGTTCCACTTTCGGTCTACCCCCTGTTTCATTCATATACTTCACGTTAGATTGAACGATGATGAGAGGGGCATTCAGATTCATCCACTGTGCGGATCTGCACTTGGGAGCACGTTTCAAAGGTTTAGACATCAAGGACCGGAATCTTGCCGAGAGGCTGAGGGACTCGGTCATGGAGTCCTTCGAGCGTATCGTGGACAGGGCGATCGGGGAGAAGGTCGAAGCCCTGGTGATCTCCGGGGACCTGTACGACGACGGCAACGAACTTCCCTCGACAAGGCTGTGGTTCTCAGAACAGTTGTCAAGATTGGATATCCCCGTTTTCATCTGCAGGGGCAACCACGATTCGTCCACATCGTGGGATGACTGCATAAACTATCCTCCGAACGTACATGAGTTCGGCACCGAACCGGAGCGCATCGGCATCACCGAGGACGTCGAGATCCTAGGCTGCAGCTATTCGACGCAGCACGAGACCAGGAATCTGGCGAAGCTGATGGACGGCGACCCCTCCAAGTTCACGATCGCGTGCATCCACTGCGACATCGACACCGTCTCGGAAGGCTATCCGTACGCACCGTGCAGCCTCTCCGACACGGTCGGGAGGTCGGTGGACTACTGGGCCCTGGGGCACATACACAAGAGGAATATGGTATCGACATCGCCCCACGTCGTCTACCCGGGCAACATCCAGGGGCGCAGCTTCAAGGAGACCGGTGAGAAAGGCGCGTATCTCGTCACCGTGGAATCGGGAAGGGTAGCGTCATGCGAGTTCTTCGCCACGCAGAGGTACGTATGGAATGATCTAACCGTAGATATCACCGGGAAGGACCTCTCGGCTGTCACGCAGGGCATGAGGCAGGACATCGGGCCGAAGAGCATCTGCAGGCTGACGTTCGTCGGCCAGGGGCCGCTGGATACGATGCTGAGAAAGGATCACGACAACGTGTCCAAGGCGATATCGTCGTCCACCGGGTGCATCGTATCGGACATCGTTGTGCATACGATCCCTGAGATCGACATCGAGGCCCGCTCCAAGGCCAACGACATGGGTTCCGCGATCATAATGAGCGGAAGGCACCTCTCCGAGAAATCCAAGGAAGAGATCCTGAAGATCCTCTTCGAGAATAAACAGATGCTGCCGTTCCGTGATGAGATCATGAGGATGTCCGAAGAGGACGTCAGGGCGTTGGTGGACGATGCGGTGAAATGCACCCTGGCCAGGATGGAGGCGATGAGATGAGGATAAAGTCCGTACGCATCGACTCCTTCGGGAGGCTCAGGGACAGGGAGATCGCATTGGGCCCGAAACTCAACGTGTTCTACGGTCTCAACGAGTCCGGGAAGACCAGCACCATGGAGTTCATCCGTAAGACGTTCGTAGCGCCCAAGGGCAACAAGCAGTATCCGGAGCCGGCCAAGACGGATTCCGGGAGGATCGTCTACGAAGAGGACGGCGAGACCAAGGAGATCAGGCTGGAGTACAAGGACAGGAAGGGGGACATCCCGAGATGCCTGGAAGGCATGGACCAGGGACTGTACCGTTCGGTCTTCGCCATGAACCAGTCGGATCTGGACGACGAGGCCGCCGTCTCAGGGGATGAGATCAGGTCCAAGTTCCTCACGATCCCGGGCGGCGAGAATATGCCGGAAGTTATCCAGCAGATCGAGGATGATTCGGATTCCCTCATCGGGAAGAGGTCCAATTCCCCGTCGAGGCTCAACGATCTCAACAGATCCATCAAGTCCACCGAAGAGGGGATCGCATTGCTCAGAAGGGATGCGGAGCAGTACACAGAGGTCACCGGCCGGATATCCGAACTGGAATCGAGGCTGGCCGAACTCAGGAACGGCAATTCGGGTGTGGACGAGAACAACGCACTCTGCAGAAGGGTGGAGACCATCAGGACCACCTACGAGAAGTGCATTCAGGCCAGGAAGGACCTGGAGCAGCTGAAGGGAAGGAGGGTCCCCTCCGATTCCGATTCTCAAAGATATTCGGAATTGAAGGCCGAAGCGAAGAGCCGTTCCGAGACGTTCAGCCATCTGGAATCCCAGGCCGATACCCTGAGGTCCGGACTACTCGAGTGTGGAGAGGATGCGGTGCGTTACAACAAAGGATCGATCTCCGCTCTGGTGGCCCAGAGGGAGGAGTACGAGCGCAGGAGGTCGGCACCCGTCCAGGCTGTCAAAAAGAGATCGAGCGCCCCCATGTTGGCTATCGTTCCTCTCATAGCGATCGTTCCCGTAATCCTGATCGAGATGGACATCATGGTGAAGGCCGCTATATGCGCTGCCCTGGCCGTCGCATCGGTCGCCATCTTCATGTTCACCAGGAACAGGCAGGTGCCCAACGATAATACTGATCCGGAATGGGTGGCAAGATACGAGCACAGCGTCTCTTCCATGGCGGCACAGCTTCACCTTTCCAGTACATCTGTCATAGGAAATCTGGCAAGGATGTCCGATATGCTCGAGACCCTGTCGCAGTTGGATGCGGTAAGACCAGGATTGGATGCAGCCAGATCCGAGATGCTCGCTTCGAAGAACGCCCTCCTAAATTTCCTCATGCCGTATGGCGGGGAGGAAGGCTACGCCGAAGCGAAGAGGGTTTCCACTTTGATCGGTAATCTGAATGGCAAGATGCACACACTTGAAGATGCGGTGAGGGCATCCGGTTTCGACCCCGAACAGCCCCTTCCGGAAGTCCAGTTGATCCCTGTGGACAACAGGGAACAGATGGAGCTCAGCAAACAGATCGGTACCCTGAACGAGAGGAAGACCGCAATCCTCGACACCTCCAAACTGGATGCCGAGATCGATAAGTTGTATTCTCTGAGGGCCGAGAGGGACAGGGTGCTGAGGAAGGGCGCCGTCGCGATGCTGGAATCATATATCGTGGAGGAGGCCTGCACCGAACTCTACGGGAACGTGCATCCCGCAGTCCTTTCAACAGCGGACAGGTATCTGGACATGATGACGTCGGGCACATGCAGGTTCGATGCGGACCCCAGGAACAAGGACCTCACCGTGATATCCAACGGCGAGGTTAAGAACGCAAAAAAGTGGAGTTCCGGACTTCGCGCGCAGATTCTTCTCTCGCTGAAGCTGGCGGTGGCGAAGGAGATGGGCTCGGGAGAGATTCCGGTCATACTGGATGATGTGCTCCTGCCCTTCGATTCTGTCCGTAAGGAAGGTGCGTTCAGGGCGCTGTCGCAGCTGTCCGAGGACATGCAGGTGCTGCTGTTCACCTGCGACGACGACATCCTAGAACTGGCCGAGAAGGAGGACTGTAACCTCATCCAAATGTGATCCAATAACATCTTCTTTATATAGAGGATTTAAAATGTAGTCACAGGGAGAATACTTTCCCTGTTCACAATCAAATCACAATCACGATCACTCGTCCTATGACGAAATCAGATGGGAAAAATCCGGGCAACGGAGCGACCGACCTGGAAATTGGATATCACGACCTCACCGGTCTCACCGAGGCTATAGCGAGTAGGTACCGAAGGTATATGCGGAACAGGGATCGAAGGATTCTCCCCTCAACCCCATGGAGGGTACCAATGAACATTGATCCCAATGCAACGAAGTATATGGTAAAGGCGAAGATCAGCGCAGACGGCATCATCGACAGGCCGGACGTTGTCGGAGCCATTTTTGGACAGACCGAGGGACTCCTCGGAGACGAACTGGACCTCAGGGACCTGCAGAAATCCGGAAGGATCGGAAGGATCGAGGTCGAGACCGTCACCAAGGGAGGGAAATCCGAGGGAATCATCTACATGTCATCGAGCCTCGACCAGGTCGAGACCGTCATCCTCGCATCCGCGCTGGAGACCGTCGACCGCGTCGGACCCTGCAAGGCATCTGTGCACGTCCTCGGAATCGAGGATGTCCGTGTGACCAAGAGGGAGAAGGTCGTGGAGCGTGCGAAGGAGCTGCTGAACGAACTGATGAAGCAGTCCGAGGGCTCCAGCACCAACCTCATGAACAGTGTCAAGCAGAGCGTCCAGGTCGAGGAGATCACCACCTACGGACCCGACAGGTGCCCCGCAGGACCCAACGTCAAGGACTCAGAGGCGATCATCATCGTCGAGGGAAGGTCCGATGTCCTCAACCTGCTCAAGGCAGGAATCAAGAACGCCATCGCGGTCGAGGGAACGAACATCCCCAAGACCGTCCAGGACCTCTCCAGGGAGAGGGTCGTTACCGCCTTCACCGACGGTGACAGGGGCGGAGAGCTCATCCTCAGGGAGCTGTTCCAGGTCGCAGAGGTCGACTTCGTCGCCCGCGCACCCCGCGCACACGAGGTCGAGGAGCTGTCCTCCAAGCAGATCGTCAAGTGCCTCCGCAACAAGGTGCCCGGCGACCAGTACATGGAGATGAACAACCTTAGCTTCGAGGAGAAGTCGTTCGACGAGCTGGACAAGTTCGAGCCCGAGGGAGACTACAGGCGCGACAGGAAGGACCGCGACAGGCATGACAGGAAGGATCACGACGAGCGCCGCAAGGACCGTGACAACCGCGAGAACCGCGGCGACAGGAAGGATCACGACGAGCGCCGCAAGGAGCGCTTCAACAACGAGGCCCTCGACAAGTACAGGAAGAAGCGCGAGGAGCGCCAGGAGAGGGAGGAGAAGGACATGGACGTCGTCTCCGAGCCCGAGCCCGCAGAGGAGCCCGTCGCCGAGCAGCCTGCGATCGAGGAGCCCGCAGAGGTCGAGGACAAGCCCAAGAAGTCCACCAAGAGGAAGGCCAAGGACGAGGAGGACAAGCCCAAGAAGTCCACCAAGAGGAAGGCCAAGGACGAGGAGCCCGCCAAGGAACCCGCAGAGGAGAAGGCAGAGGAATCCGTCGAGGATGCACCCAAGGAGGAGAAGCCCGCCAAGGCCAGGTCCCTCCGCGGAAAGAAGCTCATCACCGACAAGGTGCTCACCCCCGAGCAGGAGTCTTACCGCGACATGCTGCTCGAGCTGTCCACCACCCACAACGCCAAGGTCCTGGATGCGGAGAACAACGTCATCAGGCAGGTCGCGGTCAAGAGCCTCGTTAACTCCCTGAAGGAGGACAACGACGCAGTCTCCGCGATCGTCT of the methanogenic archaeon mixed culture ISO4-G1 genome contains:
- a CDS encoding Sel1 domain-containing protein; this encodes MGYFDMNYERLVEDAESGNAHALYILGRKLDEGRGVKKDRKRGIAYMLRSAELGYAPAQNYIGYLYNKGDYFERDDTRAAEWFAKAADQGLPKAMGNMALMYKDGDGVEMNRDVYLSLIRKAARKGHAAAQFELAESYYDGLGKIKDYHLAVEWYEKAAKQGYADAQYCLGYMYETGKGVPKDLDKAVEWYSEAMLKGDAYAALSLGMIQFYLGHDMKNEGLYSIRRAANDGCSSACYELARIFHEDKTIKDPTEARYWLYRGIEANNVKCLRMAAELYRTGSDMPHRPDLTIKCYEKAAELDDAKSMFELASIFEKGELIPKDMDKALELYHRAGWEYEPRAQCRLGDYYMYEEGNDGQKALIWYRWAARNGNTAAMNELGRLYEQGIFVTQDMMRALYWYNRAYMNGDELAKAKTDMMMDANDPFTGYPKETGDEKLERRAIENDDASSCYKLGYMYETGEDGHAVDYDRSRLWFDIGARLGDSGCIDNMGYIYYFGKGVEKDLGKAAELFKRAAEMGSPYSQRFLGCMYRDGEYFTKDDKEAHKWLSRAAEQGLENAKEELKALDDALRQETTADESTESTTVPESVQSAD
- a CDS encoding DNA double-strand break repair protein Mre11 — protein: MMRGAFRFIHCADLHLGARFKGLDIKDRNLAERLRDSVMESFERIVDRAIGEKVEALVISGDLYDDGNELPSTRLWFSEQLSRLDIPVFICRGNHDSSTSWDDCINYPPNVHEFGTEPERIGITEDVEILGCSYSTQHETRNLAKLMDGDPSKFTIACIHCDIDTVSEGYPYAPCSLSDTVGRSVDYWALGHIHKRNMVSTSPHVVYPGNIQGRSFKETGEKGAYLVTVESGRVASCEFFATQRYVWNDLTVDITGKDLSAVTQGMRQDIGPKSICRLTFVGQGPLDTMLRKDHDNVSKAISSSTGCIVSDIVVHTIPEIDIEARSKANDMGSAIIMSGRHLSEKSKEEILKILFENKQMLPFRDEIMRMSEEDVRALVDDAVKCTLARMEAMR
- a CDS encoding ATPase AAA; protein product: MRIKSVRIDSFGRLRDREIALGPKLNVFYGLNESGKTSTMEFIRKTFVAPKGNKQYPEPAKTDSGRIVYEEDGETKEIRLEYKDRKGDIPRCLEGMDQGLYRSVFAMNQSDLDDEAAVSGDEIRSKFLTIPGGENMPEVIQQIEDDSDSLIGKRSNSPSRLNDLNRSIKSTEEGIALLRRDAEQYTEVTGRISELESRLAELRNGNSGVDENNALCRRVETIRTTYEKCIQARKDLEQLKGRRVPSDSDSQRYSELKAEAKSRSETFSHLESQADTLRSGLLECGEDAVRYNKGSISALVAQREEYERRRSAPVQAVKKRSSAPMLAIVPLIAIVPVILIEMDIMVKAAICAALAVASVAIFMFTRNRQVPNDNTDPEWVARYEHSVSSMAAQLHLSSTSVIGNLARMSDMLETLSQLDAVRPGLDAARSEMLASKNALLNFLMPYGGEEGYAEAKRVSTLIGNLNGKMHTLEDAVRASGFDPEQPLPEVQLIPVDNREQMELSKQIGTLNERKTAILDTSKLDAEIDKLYSLRAERDRVLRKGAVAMLESYIVEEACTELYGNVHPAVLSTADRYLDMMTSGTCRFDADPRNKDLTVISNGEVKNAKKWSSGLRAQILLSLKLAVAKEMGSGEIPVILDDVLLPFDSVRKEGAFRALSQLSEDMQVLLFTCDDDILELAEKEDCNLIQM
- a CDS encoding DNA primase DnaG, with product MTKSDGKNPGNGATDLEIGYHDLTGLTEAIASRYRRYMRNRDRRILPSTPWRVPMNIDPNATKYMVKAKISADGIIDRPDVVGAIFGQTEGLLGDELDLRDLQKSGRIGRIEVETVTKGGKSEGIIYMSSSLDQVETVILASALETVDRVGPCKASVHVLGIEDVRVTKREKVVERAKELLNELMKQSEGSSTNLMNSVKQSVQVEEITTYGPDRCPAGPNVKDSEAIIIVEGRSDVLNLLKAGIKNAIAVEGTNIPKTVQDLSRERVVTAFTDGDRGGELILRELFQVAEVDFVARAPRAHEVEELSSKQIVKCLRNKVPGDQYMEMNNLSFEEKSFDELDKFEPEGDYRRDRKDRDRHDRKDHDERRKDRDNRENRGDRKDHDERRKERFNNEALDKYRKKREERQEREEKDMDVVSEPEPAEEPVAEQPAIEEPAEVEDKPKKSTKRKAKDEEDKPKKSTKRKAKDEEPAKEPAEEKAEESVEDAPKEEKPAKARSLRGKKLITDKVLTPEQESYRDMLLELSTTHNAKVLDAENNVIRQVAVKSLVNSLKEDNDAVSAIVFDGVISQRIIDVSSEKGIKIVVGTRKGNISKMPADVTIWTKEDLV